Sequence from the Papaver somniferum cultivar HN1 unplaced genomic scaffold, ASM357369v1 unplaced-scaffold_150, whole genome shotgun sequence genome:
ATATTCCTTATGTACATAATTGATgataggccataaagcactgcattgtacgtaagcaatcacctcaggaacctcttcatcaagactccattccgctgccctctggtgtctcaatactcggactgcacggttgtgatcagaagtctcataaattttcttcgcccaagaatcggAATAACCAATcgacacatttcctccatcttccggaagaccatgaggcgaaccatctgatcgaggtgtaattacgtcatcttcatcaggaatgtgtaaaccagtgatccgtcgatcatcatcgtccttctctttctcgggttctgccaccttcttacctatcttgtctttcttggggtttcccttggggttgtgtttcttgataaacttcttcatgttcttcttgattatcatcaacttcttcttgtcatccaactcttccttgttcagcttcttcttctaaaatgtctcctttacctcccgctcccaatcttttcttacctcctcctcgaggatcaggagttttagaagtagaaggtgttacctccatcttcttcctcttattaGCTGCATTaggcctgacacaagtatgaaagtaagaagtatgctttgaacAACAAAGTGAtacaaaatatatgaaatatggaTTTGAAAAGCAAAAAACTTGTCAACCGATAAGAAGGCTCGggttacccgaaataacacatatgagccgaatcatgtctttaaatttttattagcttacacagagagtggatcggctcataccacaaaacaattataagccgatcctatatattcggctcacaactgATACtttcgaataagccgaacctatgattatgaactcaaacatgtattcggcgcaatatgatatcatataaataagtcgatcttatacacttgtaaaatttatggaatttttacaatgatattcggcgcaaccctaatactgtcgaataagccgaatctagacttatgaattgaaacatttattcggtGCAAAATGGTGTTATAAAAATAAGACGATCCTACACATGAAGAGTTcatgaatttcaaacaacattaatcggcgcaaaactaatacaaccatacaagccgatcctaagcacatgcaaatattctgaaattcaaacaacatttattcgacacAAAACTTATACTACCATACAAGACGATCCTACGCAGATgcaaaatttatgaaattcacaaaacatattcggcacaaaactaacaccatcgaataagccgatcctaaatataagtctctgtgtcattaagttcggcacaaaactaatactaccatacaagccgatcctacacacatgcaaaatttctgaaattcacaaaacatatttgacacaaaactaacaccatctaataagccgatcctaaatataagtatCTATGTCATTAAGTTCGGgataaaactaatactaccatacaagccgatcctacgcacatgcaaaatttctgaaattcacaaaacatattcggcacaaaactaacaccatcgaataagccgatcatAAATATAATTCTCTGTGTCATTAagttcggcacaaaactaatactaccatacaagccgatcctacgcacatgaaaaatttctgaaattcacaaaacatattcggcacaaaactaacaccatccaataagccgatcctaaatataagtctctgtgtcattAAGTTCGGCTCCAAACGGATTTCAGATCTACGCCGACCCGTTCATATgaactttcagggttcagtttcaagaacatctCGGCTCACATCTAAGATTTTTTTTGCGCCGAACTATACACTGtcaccgccgcagaaacatgattttgacgaattaaatcgaccaaaccaatcaaaaacttcaaatacgagatgggcttgtagaactaaccttcttattctcatttctggagttggttcttcttcaatctcatcttccggttgattttgtggttgattttgagtttgttcttcactccctaaatcttcttcttggtcaataggttgttcaatcgatcgatttgaacgagatactgcctcatatagatgagtttaatcgtcgattaaattttcacgaatcgacgattaaatttccgcgataatatgatgaaaaaaaaaggaagaagaagaagggttcggctgctgtggaggaggaagaagaaggggttatgaagctgattttaggtttattgattataggttttgtattatggttagggatagattagtaatttaaaggatttaagggcatataggtaattgaactaccccaTAGGGTactccttataaggtcacccaagttaggactagtgcttTGTATACCTAGGAAGATTTagatatgcccaaaatcaggattcGATCAAAATGTGAGTGATCACAATCTGGGCCATGGTAATACTTTTAGGCCCACGATATGTAGCCCAGCAGTTTGTAATTTCAAAGTTCTAAGTTCTAACGACCAAGTAACGAGTCTATGAGAATCTatgattgagtttgtgacaataagtaccaaaaaaaaatcaacttgcaTCATTAAATTCAAATTAGTATAGTTTTTAATTCCGTATGAATTTTGCTTAGAAAATATCAAAAGGATATAAAAGGATTTGTATAATTGTGTATTCCGGTCGTTCTGATTATTATTGTTAAACTGTCTACTTATTTTTACATTACGACTTATTTAAGTCTAAATTAAATGTCAAGCATAATTATTGAATAAACATTTCTTGAAACTTGATAAGTAAAATATCCAATGAAAAAAGCCAGACCCTTCTGTAGATGAGATATTTTCCTCTAAATTTTGATTGCAGTTTCACTTGCATAATtcttacggaaaatgggtcatttgtccaaaaaaatttaaaacatggttcaaatggacgagtaaaaaatagtatgggtgaaatggacacaaaaaaaaatagcaaggatgaaactggcttcatcgcggcttaaacttaaaaaatagcaaggatgaaactggatgcatcctgatataaattaaaaataagaaaaaatatttgaaaatgggtaggtaggatgaaactggttacatcctggctatttttatatttttgtccatttgaacagtatcttttaaatctttgtccatttaaacagtatcaaaatgtacaagactttttcacccaagaattgttgattttggtctattTAGCCAATTTTGTGTATTCGGAAAATGGGGAAAAATTTTCCGGCTGCTAGCAGGTAGGTCCGGAAGGGATAGCAGGACAAGTGGGGCTTTGGGGTAACAAGGGTGGGGACAATCAAATATATCTTTTATTTTAGGAGTTCCTTGTATAGTAAATAATTATTGGGGACCTACGTATAATTTACAAAAAATATAAGGGAAAAAATAGGTTAATTAGTACTTAAATAGTCATACTCCTTTTGTCCTAATTTGAGTGCATCTTTTGTTTGCATTTTTTCAGTTTTTCTATACAtattattaatttttgattataattgaatatattttttttataaaatataaaTTCTTGATTATTACAGAATCATTTTCttctataaaatattaattttataTAGTCGATTGAATTTTTTCttagaaaatcaaaattttaatttaCTTATAATAAATTGATTCCGTCTAAGAAATTACATACATAGTCTTATTTTCtgtttagaaaaacatatatAATTTACTGTATTTTTGTTAGCATACATGATGTTTTGGTGAGTATTTTAGATTTGGGTTATAaatatttttctatatccatacgtTTAGTTGGTTGTCTGCCAATATAAGATTACTAAACAATATGAAATTAATACTTGTCGTTaacgaatttttttttaaagcggACTTAGGCCGCCTAGTTTGATTTATGTACCAACCTTGTATACAAAAAATTATTCGCTGCATACTAAAGCATTTTGAAAAAGCTTATTTTGAAGCTCTTAAAAACAAATGTGATAATGATAATGACTCACACTGGTAAAATGATATGAATGTAACCAAGTTACTGTTTAATATTCTTTTTAGCGTGGGCAAAACATAATATATTGACTTTGGGCAAAAAATTCCTAGAAACGGCCCTGATACTACCAACGAGTGATGATGTTCACTGGTTATGATGATTTTATAAGTTATAACCTTGCATGCATACAAAGAATCTCATGACCGGAAAATAGCCCATAAATTAAGAAATTGATTATGCATTACAAAAACCTCAAAAGTATATTCCAATATCTTTCTCATTCATGCATGATACTAAAAATTCTTATTGTTACACTAATGGGATTTTTGTATAACACTGGGGGTGTGCAAGACACTACATATTTATCAGCCATGGAAGTCTGAATGAAGGAGAAGTTCAAGAGCAGAGCTACAAATAACAAAGCTGCAAGGACGGTCTTCAAGGTGCCCATATTCTTGAATGTATATATTTCTTTCTTAGGTTGTAAAGGTTGAATGAGAATGTTAGAATGTGAGttataagagcttctccaatggcatgtgtgtggaGATAAATATCAAAATCCACCTAGGATGACCTATTTTCTCTAAAAACGTTTTCCAACCCGGATGTCATTAATCAATGTATGCATGACTTTAGGTAGAAAATGTCAAGGGAAATTCTAGTTTTCCACATTTCCCTTACATTGTCTACCATCCTAgtcagtttttttttaaataaaaatatattttatttactaaaattaaTTCCAATATAATGAATAACCATTTTAGCCctaataaaattttaaaattactaaacataaaatttacatttaataagaaaatgatcacaaacaacaccattggagatgaatgACTTTTTTCACCTAAACTTAAGAAAAAATGGAATAAAAATGTTTTGCTTGTGTTGCCACATAGAAAATACATacaacaaccattggagaagctctaaagaGATGTGGTTCAGGACCTTCAGGTTTTTATAGTTAGAGACTGGTGAAAAAAATCTACAACATTAATTTCAAAATAAGCATAATTTCCTTCTATTGTAAATATCTCTTATTACTTCTGAATTTTGTCTTGTATTCTCAAAAATCAAAATGATATAAAAAACTATCCCATAAATacaaaaaaatgatatatttataAAACTTTTATACTCTTGAAGAGGATTCTTAGCCTTGTATAATTCAATTACAAAATTTATTGTTTATTCCCTTTTCTTCTTCCGCATTCTTGCCTCTGTATTATTACGCTGCCaactaaattttatttttatttatctaGTTATTTAAAACTGTAGCTACTTATTCCATTTTATAAAAGTTGTCATCGGAGCATATGCAGCGATGGAAATTCACATAATAGAGACTTGGGCAGTTCATGAAGGTTTACGTCTTACCGCTACAGCAGAACTTAGAGTTGTTCTCATGGGAACCGATGCAACAATTGCTGTGCGCTCAATCAACACAGTTGCTGCAGCCTATTCGATCTGCTCAACGAATGCAGGATTAACTACCATAATTACCTAAAAGAGTCGTCAAGAGTACTTAAAGTTGTAAAGTTCCTTGCAAGGTGGACCAAGAGTGGACAACTACAAGGAAGCTTGTAAAGTTGCTTTCTTGATGGACCATTTCTCGTGTACTGCAATATGACTCATTAGTTTGCATCATTTAGTGATTTTTGGTTTTCCTCCACCGATTTTTCAGCTTTCCCCGACATCTCAAAATTGACTTCCATTTTGAATAGTTTAATGACACTGTGAAATACTCACAAATTAACAATCTTGTAACGGTACCACAGATTTGAGGATACAAATTTATACAACCACGATATTTTAGAAATGTGCATGTATATGCGTGCTCTTTAGAATGCTTTCTCGAATAATTCACATTACATGATCCTTAAGAAAAGGCAGGTGTCTCGTGTTTCTAAAACCAAATAGATTTCTTGTCGAGCTAATTGGTTGAGAAAATAGCATGATTATAAAAAGATACATCTTTTTTAGCTTTCCTTTGTTTAACAAAATTACATGTCTCGCTACACTTCATGTAACGAAGGTTTTATGTGTAACCTCATAAGTGAGACTGAGGTTGGAACTTTTACAACAATCATGGAAAGATTTTACACATTGATTAAAGAATAGAATTCAAAACCTATGATCCACGGAATTCATGGATATTCATACCCCGCTCCTAAACCGAAGAATGATAACATCATATTTTATTAAGATCTAAATGAATGATGGTAGCAATCGGGGACACACTTATTTCATTTATATGTGAAGAACCTAGGTATTAGCTGAATTTCTTTGTCTTTTATGAACCCAATTGGCATTCCTCTTTAGCAAATAAGAGCGACCCTTCCCCAACATCATGTACGATCCTTTTGCGAGCCTGTTGCATTGCTCCAAAAACGACATCAAATGGACCTACAATTGGCACTCGAAGAATACCTAAACAAAAATCATTAGCGGTGATGGAAAAGATAGTATCCGGTTGGTCGAGTAAAAAAGTAGCACCTTCAAAGTGAAATGTCATTGTTGGATATTTAAAATCAGGTATACTAGGTTTTCTAAAACACAAATTTAAATAGCTTCGAGATGCTGCTGGAACAAGACTAATGCCTTGGTTGACCAGAAAATATCCCACAATCCCTTGCGCAACTCTATCAAAGTGAGGTCCGTACATTGTGGTTATTGGAGAACCAGAGTCTATCAAACAACCGCCTCTTCTATTATTCGCCTGAAACTCGAAATCCCTTGGGTGAAATCCGAGTCTATTCCCACCTACGCTAATATCTTCTAATATCAAGTAATAAAAATATGGGTTATCACGATAAGAAACTAAAGGAGTTGTATATACTTGTTGACCTCCACCTCCAATTCTTGCGTCTGCACCAAACCTTAAGTACGTGCTTGGAGCCGTACCATTAGTATATGGCATCAGGCAGTGTGCAAATTTATTTCCTCCAGCAGGACCTAACTGATTTAGAAAGGACCGAGGTCCTGCATTTAGACCAAGTATTCCTGCTATAACATCAGGGTTCCCACTTCTATAACCAGAACCAATAAGTGGATCGAAATTCCGTTGATTAAATCCACAGCCCATGATGATATCAAAAGGTTGAAGGCCACCGTTATCTGAATTTACAGTGAATTTTTCTTTAGCCAAAACACCAATAGAAGATGAGCTACTCGCGTATTGTGCTTGGTAAGTACATGTTTCGTTGACACATCTTTCTGGGAGTGGGACGCAAAGAGGGTGACGTTCCCCTCTTTGTATATTACAACGAAGAGGTTCATATGTACTTGAAGATGTTGCAGGATATAAGGGTTCCTGTTGACGAAAGTAAGATACACCGCCTTCACATTGAGTCCATACAAGTTCACTAGCAGTATCAACCATTAAATAATAATTCTTGAAAGGTTGTGGTAAGTTAAAAGTACCTATTCCAACCAATGCAACATAAAATGATCCAACTTCGTAAGCTAGTGGTAAACGTGCAATATCAGTGTTTATCGAgtttgttgttttgttgaaacTTGATATTTGTAATCCAATGTAGCGTGCTCGATCTTTCGATTGTTGGACGAGTCTTTGCAATCTTTCATCTTGTGTTAAATGATCGCCTGGATATAGAGGTGATTCTACAGAGTCTCTATGAATGATCTTCATGCTAAACCCACTTGGATTAACTGCAATGACTAAGTTTAGGAGTAGAGAAACATGAGAAATTGTTAGAAGAATGATAAGGGTTAAGGAATTTTGTGTTCCACACATTTTTTAATTGTTTCAATTATAATGAAATAATCTTATAAGACATTATGTTTTCATCTTTTCCAACAGACCATTTTATTGTTAAAGAAATTCAATTGAATTGATTATAAAATCTTTGGATTAAGTGTACACATATCAGCAATACAAAAATGGTATAAAATAAAAGTGGACCATTATTAATGCAATTAATTAGTGAATATCAGACTGAAGAAAACGATTTGGAAATCAGGAttcaaaacaggaaaaaaaataaagttcACGCATAATCCCTAAGCTTCCGTTCCCGGATTAATGTCGAGTATGTACACAATCTTCAGCAGGTGAAAACATTTGATCTTAAAATTTCACCCATAAAATCCAAAATCTTATAACACTGGGCTAACTATAAAAGTCGTGCTCTCCAAAATGCAACTCTTTTGTCAAAAATCCATCAAGAACAGAAAACTGTAACCAAAATGTAAATCAGGGCGTTCTTAAAAcaccaaaatttcataacaataaaatattactGTGAAACAACATATTGTGCATTTTCTATGTAGCCAAGACTGTAACCAAATGCAAACTTGGTTTTGTTTGTTAAAGGATACATCTATCCTCACTCATTCAAAGCAGTAACTACAGTTGTATCCTTCTAAGCTATAGTGTCATATTATGTCGACATTCTAATATGTCTGTCAATTTTGTATTTTTGGTATACAATCTTGCAATATCTTCTGTAATAATAGTCGTATACGGCTCTTTATATTGAATGAGAATCCACAATATCAAGTGTGGAACATTTCACCAAAACATCTTGTCCTAGCTTGGTATCGAGTCTAAAGATCCAATACTCACGCTTCTTTTCTTTCACCATGGCTGAAACTTCAACACTTCATCAAATACACATCAACCATCTGATTAGTGTCAAACTCAATGACAACAACTATCTCCTATGGGTGACACAATTCAAACCTCTTCTCAAAGGTTACAAATTACAAGGTTTTGTTGATGGTACAATGGAAAAACCAGCAAAAACCATACCTGCTACTGAAGAAGGTGCACAACCAACTCCTAATCCTGCTTATGCAAAATATGAGGAACAAGACCAAATACTCTTAGGGTGGATTATTTCCTCTTCATCTGAAGGTGTATTAGGTCGAGTTGCAGATGTCTCAACATCACAAGCTATATGGGAAGCCCTTCGAAGGAGATATGCACCAAAAACCAaagctcatcaaatgaacctGAAAAGACAACTACACAGTCTTCGCAAAGGTAACAACTCAATGCAGGATTATTTCTCGAAAACTAAGCGACTTTTTGATGCACTTGCAGCATCTGGAAAACCTCTCTCTGAAGAAGATATGCAGGAATCAATTCTAGCTGGACTAGATCAGGCTTATGACTCCATTGTCACAGCCTTAAGCACTGTCGACAAGATCGACATGGATACTTTTCAAGCTCATCTGCTTTCATTTGATCTCCGTCTTGAACAACAGTTATCCGTATTGCAACAACCGCTAGCCAATGTTGTTGCCTCATCAAACTCCAGACCATTTCAGAAGCAAGATCAAAGGAGATATCCAAACAATCGTCCACAAAATCAATCCAACCGTCAGCCTAGAAACATGTATCAAGGTGAAGATCCTTGTGAGATCTGCAAACGCAAGAATCATGATGCTCGATTCTGCAGGTTTCGTAACAAAgtagacaacaacaacaaacatccaGCTGCATACTTGGCTCTCCCTGGTGGTCCTGCTGATAACAACTAGGTGACTCATACAGGTGCAACTCATCACCTGACTGCAAATCTCAACAATCTCAACATTCGGCATGACTACGATGGCACTGAACAAGTGCGCATAGGAAATGGTGAGGCTCTCCATATCGAAAATATTGGTAATGCTTCATTTTCTCATAATAACAGATCCTTTCAGTTAAACAATATTCTCCATGTCCCTCAAATAAAGACCAACTTACTTTCGGTCTCTAAATTCTGATAATAACGTTTTCTTTGAATTCTATGCAACTTCTTTTGTTGTGAAGAAAATCCAGTCGGGGACAACCCTGTTGCAAGGCAGACTTAAGAATGGGCTCTATGTCTTAGATGTTGTTCGAGAGATTCAACATACAACACCAGCTGCTCTACTATCCAATACAGTCCCTCTATGGCATCAAAGATTGGGTCACCCAATGCTTCGCACTGTTTTTAGGATGATTAAAAATCTTTCCCTTCCTGTTTAAAATAAGAAGTTTGATTATTGTCACTCTTGTCATATGAGCAAGAGTCATAAACTTTCATTTCCTAATAGTAGTACAATTATTGATGAACCATTGAGTTTAATTGTTGCTGATTTATGGGTTTCACCACATGTTTCAAAAGATGGTTTTagatattatcttcttcttctagatGTTTACTCACACTATACTTGGATTTATCCACTAGTTAGAAAATGAGATGCCTTTCCCATCTTTATTCAATTCAAAAAGCTGATAGAAAATCAAACAGATCATAAACTCAAGGTTTTTCAATCTGAAAATGGTGGAGAGTTTAGGAAGTTTACTTCTTTCCTTAATAATTCTGGTGTTATACATAGATTTTCGTGTCCTCACACATCTGCTCAAAGTGGCATTGCTGAAAGACGCATTAGACATATCACTGAGTCCGGATTAGCTCTCTTGTTTCATGCCTCCATGACAAAATCATAATGGGTAGAAGCTTTCTCAACTGCATGTTATCTTATTAACACACTACCTGCATCCCAACATGAAGCTAAATCTCCACTCCAACTCCGATACAACAAAAAACCTGGCTGCTCCTTTCTAAAGGTTTTTGGCTGTTTATGTTACCCATGCCTTCGCCCATATGTCTCTAATAAGATTGAACCAAGATCATTACCGTGTGTATTCATTGGTTACAGTGGCGCGCACAAAGGATATCTACGTTTACATGTACCTACAGGAAGGTTGTATGTCTCTCGACACGTCAAGTTCGTAGAAACAAGATTTCCATTTGCTGCCAAGCAACAGGTATGTATCACTAAACCCATTTCCAGGCCATCCACAAAAATATTTGCATCACCCACTTTTTCTGATTCATCTCATGAGAATATTGTTTCTCAACCATCCTCTCCCCTGCCACATATTCCACCAATGTCGCCTGATATGGATATTTTGCAGTCACCACCTCTATCTCCAAATATGGATAATGTGCAGCCAACTAAAACACAGCAGCACCAGAATCTACTACAACAATCCCTTCTGCAGAGACAACCACTTCAGCAGCACCACAACCATCTATGTTGCAGTAGGCTCCATTAGCTCCACCAGCTCCACCTGCACCACCTACACAACATCATATGATCACTAGAGCTAGACTTGGTATCAAAAAACCAGTCAACAAGCTTTGTCTTACAGCAACAAAGTATCTACTTGCAGAGACATCACTCACCACTCCATCGTCTTATACAGAAGCATCGAAAAATCCAATATGGATACCTCCCATGGATGATGAGATTAATGCTCATATTCGTAATGGTACGTGTAGCTACGTACCACATTTACCATGGATGAATTTGATTGGCTCGAAATGGGTTTTTAAGGTTAAACAGAAAGAAGATGGTACAATTGACAGACCAAAAGCTCGACTAGTAGCTAAAGGATTCAATCAAAGAGAAGGTTTTGATTATGATGAAACCTTCAGTCATGTGATTAAACCAAGCACTATCAGACTTGTCTTTTCCATTGCTGTGGAAAATGGTTGGTCCTTGCGATAATTAGATGTTCAGAATGCTTTCCTTCATGGTGTTCTGACAGAAGATGTTTATATGAAGCAGCCAGTTGGTTATATTCATCCTGACTTTCCAACTCACGTTTGCAAGTTGAACAAGTCAATCTACGGCCTCAAGCAAGCGCCACGCACTTGCTTTTCAAGGTTTAGCATGTACCTAGTTGAGCTGGGTTTCAAAGGATCTGTTGCAGACAATTCACTATTTAtcaagaagaattcagatggAGTAATTTATGTCTtaatatatgttgatgacattatcATTATAGGTTCCAATTTTTCTCTTATTACAAACCTAGTATCTGCTCTGAATTCTGTTTTTGCAATCATAGATTTAGGTGGCCTCAGCTACTTCTTGGGGATAGAAGTTATTAAGCAAAAAGATTCAGTTTTATTGAGTCAACAAAAATACATCACTGAGCTGCATAAACGGACCAAGATGGATGCTGCGAAACCAGTTGCTACTCCCTTGGCtgtgaacactaaaatcatcagATTGGGTACACAAAGATTTGAGGATCCAACGCTTTATAGAAGTGTCTGTGGAGCATTGTAGTATCTACATCTCACTCGGCCTGATATTGCTGTCGCAGTAAACAAAGTGTGCCAGTTCATGCAATACCCTTACATCGAGCATTGGGAGCTAATCAAACACATACTCAGGTATCTCAAACACACAGTTCTGGTTTGGTTTTGCGAAAATCTTCAGATATCAGTCTTCATGCTTACTCTGACTCTGATTGGGTTGGAAGTCTCGATGATCGCCGATTCACTAGTGGATACTGCATCTATTTTGGCAACAATCTTGTATCTTGGAgcgcaaggaaacaaaaaattgttTCCAAGTCGAGCACTGAAGCAGAATATAGAGGCATAGCCATAGCAACTTCTGAACTAATCTGGCTTCAATCTTTGCTAAAAGAACTTGGTGTTGAAGTAAGAGCTCCGTCAATCTGGTGTGACAATTTAGGGGCTACATATCTCACTgccaatccagtttttcatgctcGTATGAAGCACATAGAAATTGATTACCACTTTGTGCGTGAAAGAGTATCAAACAAGCAGCTTCTTGTACGGTTCATCTCGACTAAAGACCAAGTTGCTGACATCTTCACTAAGGGTTTGTCAGTACCAAGGTTTCTTTATCTCAGGAACAAGTTGAACATTCAACAACTCATGTTCAAATTGAGGTAGGATGTTAAGGATACATCTATCCTCACTCATTCAAAGCAGTAACTACAGTTGTATCCTTCTAAGCTATAGCTGTCATATTATGTCGACATTCTAATGTCTGTCAATCTTGTATTTTTGGTATACAATCTTGCAATATCTTCTGTCATAATAGCCGTATACGGCTCTTTATATTGAATGAGAATCCACAATATCAAGTGTGGAACATTTCATCAAAACATCTTGTCCTAGCTTTGTTTACTGATTTTTGCGTCATGCTCATGCAAGACTACATAAGCGAAAATCAGTAACTTCATTGACCTAAATTGTCCATATGTACTGAATGGTAGGATTGTAATCATTAAACGCTTAAATCAAGAAGTTGTATTTCTTGTGATTAAAATGTGGAGATGTGAGTATATCACCAATCTTTTTCTCCGTTTTCCTACGATAATTTTTCCCAAAATGTCTCAAAATTCACTTTCATT
This genomic interval carries:
- the LOC113336031 gene encoding aspartic proteinase CDR1-like, with product MCGTQNSLTLIILLTISHVSLLLNLVIAVNPSGFSMKIIHRDSVESPLYPGDHLTQDERLQRLVQQSKDRARYIGLQISSFNKTTNSINTDIARLPLAYEVGSFYVALVGIGTFNLPQPFKNYYLMVDTASELVWTQCEGGVSYFRQQEPLYPATSSSTYEPLRCNIQRGERHPLCVPLPERCVNETCTYQAQYASSSSSIGVLAKEKFTVNSDNGGLQPFDIIMGCGFNQRNFDPLIGSGYRSGNPDVIAGILGLNAGPRSFLNQLGPAGGNKFAHCLMPYTNGTAPSTYLRFGADARIGGGGQQVYTTPLVSYRDNPYFYYLILEDISVGGNRLGFHPRDFEFQANNRRGGCLIDSGSPITTMYGPHFDRVAQGIVGYFLVNQGISLVPAASRSYLNLCFRKPSIPDFKYPTMTFHFEGATFLLDQPDTIFSITANDFCLGILRVPIVGPFDVVFGAMQQARKRIVHDVGEGSLLFAKEECQLGS